From Debaryomyces hansenii CBS767 chromosome C complete sequence, a single genomic window includes:
- a CDS encoding DEHA2C14102p (no similarity): MTAINVRKLTVKFNSTTTVCQFPTPKDENNLVYCNYDSAYLNDKQSIINTLIDDNCIIHSFPHAFINNVLTAPAYTISISYVINCIDDLHTLIKILASIEGDLLDTNFSLEIFSYSSIFKQYIIAYAAKCLQNCKIYIH, encoded by the coding sequence ATGACTGCTATTAATGTTAGAAAGCTTACTGTAAAGTTCAACAGCACTACAACCGTATGCCAGTTTCCTACGCCAAAAGATGAAAACAACTTGGTCTACTGCAACTACGACTCAGCATACCTAAACGACAAGCAAAGCATAATCAATACCTTAATTGATGACAATTGCATTATCCATAGCTTCCCGCATGCCTTCATAAACAATGTTCTCACAGCTCCCGCCTACACCATTTCAATTAGCTACGTGATCAACTGTATTGATGACTTGCATACATTGATCAAGATCCTAGCATCAATAGAGGGTGATCTCCTTGATACCAATTTTTCTCTCGAAATATTCTCTTATTCCTCTATCTTCAAGCAGTACATTATTGCGTATGCCGCAAAATGCTTGCAAAATTGTAAAATCTATATACACTAG